The following coding sequences lie in one Lolium perenne isolate Kyuss_39 chromosome 2, Kyuss_2.0, whole genome shotgun sequence genomic window:
- the LOC139835160 gene encoding uncharacterized protein — MEADETMVVAGERRHCWSASCGGWRRPVFAQARVWMSRDSPRATTTTIGLRGLHCCPSFVTGFALAHRVLTDQALYLAALRQRHVLQLGESSAAADGSCTFKFKYFLMMQ, encoded by the exons ATGGAGGCGGACGAGACGATGGTGGTGGCGGGCGAGAGGAGGCACTGCTGGAGCGCGTCCTGTGGAGGGTGGCGACGGCCAGTCTTTGCACAAG ctAGAGTTTGGATGTCTAGGGATTCACCGAGAGCGACAACAACCACCATTGGCCTTCGTGGACTCCATTGCTGCCCCAG TTTCGTTACCGGGTTTGCTTTGGCACATAGAGTGCTTACAGATCAAGCCCTCTACTTGGCTGCTTTGAG ACAACGGCATGTTCTGCAGCTCGGGGAGTCGTCGGCGGCGGCAGATGGGTCCTGCACCTTCAAG TTTAAATATTTCCTTATGATGCAGTGA